A genome region from Corallococcus exiguus includes the following:
- a CDS encoding GNAT family N-acetyltransferase yields the protein MTTPPPFAPRLRTVTSADEPFLFTLYASTREQELSAWGWPPAQAELFLRMQHQAQARHYAATYSPEGHAIIEVEGVPVGRQWLVRTSAELLLLDVTLLPTRRGQGLGTHLLNAIQAESARARVPVRLHVTRDNPALRLYTRHGFTLVPGSDPASPYLELQWRALEGDA from the coding sequence TCGCGCCCCGCCTGCGCACGGTCACGTCAGCGGACGAACCGTTCCTCTTCACGCTCTACGCGAGCACGCGCGAGCAGGAGCTGTCCGCGTGGGGCTGGCCGCCCGCGCAAGCGGAACTGTTCCTGCGCATGCAGCACCAGGCACAGGCCCGCCACTACGCGGCGACCTATTCCCCGGAGGGCCACGCCATCATCGAAGTGGAGGGAGTGCCCGTGGGCCGCCAGTGGCTGGTGCGCACCTCCGCGGAGCTGCTGCTCCTGGACGTGACCCTGCTTCCCACGCGGCGGGGACAAGGCCTGGGCACGCACCTGCTGAACGCGATTCAAGCGGAGTCAGCGCGGGCGCGCGTGCCGGTGCGGTTGCACGTCACGCGCGACAATCCGGCGCTGCGGCTCTACACCCGGCACGGCTTCACGCTCGTGCCGGGAAGCGACCCGGCGTCGCCGTACCTGGAGCTCCAGTGGCGGGCTCTAGAGGGCGACGCATGA
- a CDS encoding collagen-like domain-containing protein: MSLRAFLPIRGAFSRFGVLSLCATLMVSACTGETGDGPVGPEGPPGPAGATGPQGSAGPRGEKGATGEPGLLGPEGPQGLSGAAGAPGPQGSQGVQGPAGATGPQGPIGLMGPMGPQGASGPTGPAGAKGDTGPAGAKGDVGAKGDTGAVGPAGPTGAKGDTGAKGDTGSVGATGPAGAKGDTGATGAAGPTGATGATGAVGPAGATGPAGPKGDTGTTGSAGPTGATGAIGPAGATGPAGAKGDTGAAGPTGATGAIGPAGATGPAGPKGDTGAAGPTGATGAIGPAGATGPAGPQGSTGASGAQGPQGPAGTQGLYGDGSAGAFNVSVGQTVDLSSSTGVSQLPSGFNLQFSNINIAGTLILPSGTVLRSTGDITVSGKVTVLPGAEDLGGGEAPPGVARTAATTYNGGAGLTSFQGAQVRRVQSASGGAGARIYAGPNADGGAGGGALMLAARGNIRIPVGGSIDAFGEDGVNPGTSGVSIVGTGGGGGGIVVVAAKGSITLGGTIKAMGGKGANGFNGNGGTGEGGGGGGGGGIVHFISSTTPSVTGSVAVAGGAAGTNADPSGGPTTIVPGGGGGGSGGSGGNGGGTVPGTTSNVNATVGMGGYFLQTIAPEPETLLGL; encoded by the coding sequence ATGTCGCTTCGAGCTTTCTTGCCCATTCGTGGGGCGTTCTCGCGTTTTGGTGTGCTGTCGCTCTGCGCGACGTTGATGGTGTCCGCCTGCACGGGAGAGACGGGCGATGGGCCGGTGGGACCGGAAGGGCCTCCGGGGCCCGCGGGAGCGACAGGTCCCCAGGGGTCGGCCGGCCCACGAGGTGAGAAGGGCGCCACGGGTGAACCCGGCCTGCTGGGCCCCGAGGGTCCGCAGGGCCTGTCGGGTGCTGCTGGCGCGCCCGGTCCCCAGGGGTCTCAGGGCGTGCAGGGCCCGGCGGGCGCGACAGGTCCCCAGGGTCCCATCGGGTTGATGGGCCCCATGGGGCCGCAGGGCGCCTCGGGGCCCACCGGTCCTGCGGGAGCGAAGGGCGACACGGGCCCCGCGGGCGCGAAGGGCGACGTGGGGGCGAAGGGCGACACGGGTGCTGTCGGTCCCGCGGGTCCGACGGGAGCGAAGGGCGACACGGGAGCGAAGGGAGATACGGGCTCGGTGGGAGCCACAGGCCCTGCTGGCGCGAAGGGTGACACGGGCGCCACGGGCGCGGCAGGTCCCACTGGAGCCACGGGTGCGACCGGCGCGGTCGGACCCGCTGGCGCGACCGGCCCCGCGGGTCCGAAGGGTGACACGGGCACCACGGGCTCGGCAGGGCCCACGGGAGCGACTGGCGCGATTGGACCCGCCGGTGCGACCGGCCCTGCTGGCGCGAAGGGCGACACGGGCGCGGCAGGGCCCACGGGAGCGACTGGCGCGATTGGACCTGCCGGTGCGACCGGCCCCGCGGGTCCGAAGGGTGACACGGGCGCGGCGGGGCCCACGGGAGCGACTGGCGCGATTGGACCTGCCGGTGCGACCGGCCCCGCGGGTCCCCAGGGTTCCACGGGCGCCTCGGGGGCGCAGGGGCCGCAGGGCCCGGCGGGCACGCAGGGGCTCTACGGCGACGGTTCGGCGGGGGCGTTCAACGTGAGCGTGGGCCAGACGGTGGACCTCTCCAGTTCGACGGGCGTGTCCCAGCTGCCGTCGGGGTTCAACCTCCAGTTCAGCAACATCAACATCGCCGGGACGTTGATCCTCCCGAGTGGCACGGTGCTGCGCTCCACTGGCGACATCACGGTGAGCGGCAAGGTGACCGTGCTGCCCGGAGCGGAGGACCTGGGCGGCGGTGAGGCCCCTCCAGGCGTCGCCCGGACGGCGGCGACCACGTACAACGGTGGCGCGGGGCTGACGTCGTTCCAGGGCGCCCAGGTGCGCCGGGTGCAGTCGGCGTCAGGCGGAGCCGGTGCGCGAATCTACGCGGGGCCCAATGCCGATGGTGGCGCGGGGGGCGGCGCGCTGATGCTGGCGGCTCGCGGCAACATCCGCATCCCCGTGGGTGGGTCCATCGACGCGTTCGGTGAGGACGGTGTGAACCCGGGGACCAGCGGCGTGTCCATCGTGGGCACGGGCGGCGGCGGTGGCGGCATCGTCGTGGTCGCGGCCAAGGGAAGCATCACGCTGGGGGGGACCATCAAGGCGATGGGCGGCAAGGGCGCGAATGGCTTCAACGGCAACGGCGGCACGGGTGAAGGCGGTGGTGGCGGCGGCGGAGGTGGCATCGTCCACTTCATCTCCTCGACGACCCCCAGCGTGACGGGCTCCGTGGCGGTGGCGGGAGGCGCGGCGGGGACCAATGCGGATCCTTCGGGAGGCCCGACCACCATCGTTCCGGGCGGCGGAGGGGGCGGCAGCGGCGGGAGTGGTGGCAACGGGGGCGGAACCGTCCCGGGCACGACGTCGAACGTCAACGCCACCGTGGGCATGGGCGGCTACTTCCTCCAGACCATCGCCCCGGAACCCGAGACGCTGCTGGGGCTGTAG
- a CDS encoding phage tail protein has product MSTPYIGQIIMFGGDFAPKGWMPCNGALLSIAQNQALFAILGTTYGGDGITTFALPDLRGRFPMQPGQGPGLAPHSLGEMAGQQQVTLLSSQMPAHTHPLMASMQEGNTESPEGAYLAAVPPGTLPAPYVTTPSTVMGHQAVGIAGGNQPVPIENPYLCVNFIIAIEGVFPSRG; this is encoded by the coding sequence ATGTCCACGCCGTACATTGGGCAGATCATCATGTTTGGAGGCGACTTCGCGCCGAAGGGTTGGATGCCCTGCAACGGTGCGCTGCTGTCCATCGCGCAGAACCAGGCGCTCTTCGCCATCCTGGGGACCACCTACGGCGGCGACGGGATAACGACGTTCGCGCTGCCGGACCTGCGCGGCCGCTTCCCCATGCAGCCCGGCCAGGGCCCCGGTCTCGCGCCGCACTCGCTGGGTGAGATGGCCGGCCAGCAGCAGGTGACGCTCCTCTCCTCCCAGATGCCCGCGCACACCCACCCGCTGATGGCCAGCATGCAGGAAGGCAACACGGAGAGCCCGGAGGGCGCGTACCTCGCGGCCGTCCCCCCCGGCACCCTCCCCGCGCCTTATGTCACGACCCCCAGCACGGTGATGGGCCACCAGGCCGTGGGCATCGCTGGCGGCAACCAGCCGGTGCCCATCGAGAACCCGTACCTCTGCGTGAACTTCATCATCGCGATCGAAGGCGTCTTCCCCTCGCGCGGCTGA
- a CDS encoding helix-turn-helix transcriptional regulator, with protein MQRTERLFALAEYLRGRRTGVTAEVLAERFSVTVRTIYRDLDALRAAALPVGAERGRGGGYALDRGYSLPPVNFTAREAALVVALGRFAIDMRLLPFTGTLESALDKVRSALSTSAQRELLARLRELTFLGVPSLPTRKPVREALERAWFERQPLRITYVDSNFLETVREVRVESVVMDRHETRLDAVDLASGERRHFRLDRITRAEVVGP; from the coding sequence ATGCAGCGCACCGAGCGACTCTTCGCCCTCGCCGAGTACCTGAGGGGCCGCCGTACCGGCGTCACCGCGGAGGTGCTGGCGGAGCGCTTCAGCGTGACGGTGCGGACCATCTACCGGGACCTGGACGCGTTGCGCGCCGCGGCGCTGCCGGTGGGCGCGGAGCGGGGCCGGGGCGGTGGCTACGCGCTGGACCGGGGCTACAGCCTGCCGCCGGTGAACTTCACCGCGCGCGAGGCGGCGCTGGTGGTGGCGCTGGGGAGATTCGCCATCGACATGCGGCTGTTGCCCTTCACGGGGACGCTGGAGTCGGCGCTGGACAAGGTGCGCTCCGCGCTGTCCACGTCCGCGCAGCGGGAGCTGCTGGCCCGGCTTCGTGAGCTGACGTTCCTGGGCGTGCCGTCCCTGCCCACTCGCAAGCCCGTGCGCGAGGCCCTGGAGCGCGCGTGGTTCGAGCGCCAGCCGCTGCGCATCACCTACGTGGACAGCAACTTCCTGGAGACGGTGCGCGAGGTGCGCGTCGAGTCCGTGGTGATGGACCGGCACGAGACCCGGCTGGACGCGGTGGACCTCGCGTCCGGAGAGCGGCGCCACTTCCGGTTGGACCGCATCACGCGGGCGGAAGTGGTGGGGCCCTGA
- a CDS encoding ribonuclease H-like domain-containing protein has product MVPPPHPLEDEWLWGWDPTPGIVSVWAEPDGRAFIWKRQQGTHARLREDARYRPWVLLASLQDLEHLGDALRPEGMPPVPGAMTFRELEGPGALRFLVSADDGRALASAVLKGASKRLDQRVGHLRDLGPAAALVLPPEEQYLVATGRTYFRDLVFDDLRRLQFDLETTGLDPSRDRIFLVAVRDPDGRAETLEVTADGDAGEADLLRRLVARIREADPDVVENHNLHGFDLPFLDQRAKRLNVSLALGRAGLPGLRHRPSARGAALNRGPGGRDADAMRRARYTVPGREFIDTLDAVRRHDFAARDLPGHGLKAVARHLGLSGPDRELIPGARVHEVFLKDPERVRRYAREDVTEAAGLAHLMGGAAFALARMAPRRYERLADAGPATGVLDPLLVRAYVRSGAALPGHESGDGTSHSGAALHLFATGVARHIVKADVASLYPSLMRQYRIGPKRDRLNALLALVDRLVDQRLDAKAKGKKAPPGSPERHTYEAISAAMKLLINSAYGYMGAVGLTRFSDVHAANEVTRRGRELLGLMCRELAQRGVTLLEADTDGVYFAVPETWAETDERRVVSEVAALLPPRVKLEFDGRYAAMLSHEPKNYALQPYTGPLLLRGVAFRSSRAEPYGEDFLRRALQHLLAGDVRTVRDTYVDAVMALRRRRVPTFEVSAQVRLTKSPSQYLATRKQRRELPYEALLTNGREHWSLGERVRIYRATGGRAGLLPEALTEDGEIAPRPAPGEPAGDDARDYDVEYYVRQLKDSFAARLARGLAPEDFATVFADPDQPSLFTPSLADARPVLTVVREPRGPEFGEDSQVVGAPPFSP; this is encoded by the coding sequence ATGGTCCCGCCGCCCCATCCGCTGGAGGACGAGTGGTTGTGGGGATGGGACCCCACGCCGGGCATCGTGTCCGTCTGGGCGGAGCCGGACGGGCGAGCCTTCATCTGGAAGCGGCAGCAGGGCACGCACGCGAGGCTGCGCGAGGACGCGAGGTACCGGCCCTGGGTGCTGCTCGCGTCGCTTCAAGACCTGGAGCACCTGGGGGACGCGCTCCGCCCGGAAGGCATGCCGCCGGTGCCGGGCGCGATGACTTTCCGTGAACTGGAGGGCCCCGGCGCGCTGCGCTTCCTCGTCAGCGCGGATGACGGCCGCGCGCTGGCGTCCGCGGTGCTCAAGGGCGCATCGAAGCGGTTGGATCAACGCGTGGGTCACCTGCGCGACCTGGGCCCGGCCGCGGCGCTGGTGCTGCCTCCGGAGGAGCAGTACCTGGTGGCCACCGGCCGCACATATTTTCGCGACCTGGTCTTCGACGACCTGCGAAGGCTCCAGTTCGACCTGGAGACCACCGGCCTGGACCCCTCCAGGGACCGCATCTTCCTCGTGGCGGTGAGGGATCCGGACGGCCGAGCGGAGACGCTGGAGGTGACGGCGGACGGAGACGCGGGAGAGGCGGACCTGTTGCGCCGGCTGGTCGCGCGCATCCGAGAGGCCGACCCCGACGTGGTGGAGAACCACAACCTGCACGGCTTCGACCTGCCCTTCCTGGACCAACGCGCGAAGCGGCTGAACGTGTCGCTGGCGCTGGGCCGAGCGGGGCTGCCGGGCCTGCGCCATCGCCCGTCCGCGAGGGGCGCCGCGCTGAACCGAGGGCCCGGAGGCCGTGACGCGGACGCCATGCGCCGCGCGCGCTACACCGTCCCCGGCCGCGAGTTCATCGACACGCTGGACGCCGTGCGCCGCCACGACTTCGCCGCCCGCGACCTGCCCGGCCACGGACTCAAGGCGGTGGCGCGGCACCTGGGCCTGTCCGGGCCCGACCGCGAGCTCATCCCCGGCGCGCGCGTGCACGAGGTCTTCCTGAAGGACCCGGAGCGCGTGCGCCGCTACGCGCGCGAGGACGTGACGGAGGCCGCGGGGCTGGCGCACCTCATGGGCGGCGCGGCGTTCGCGCTCGCGCGCATGGCCCCCCGGCGCTACGAGCGGCTGGCGGACGCGGGACCGGCGACGGGCGTGTTGGATCCGCTGCTGGTGCGCGCCTACGTGCGCTCGGGCGCGGCGCTGCCCGGGCACGAATCCGGCGACGGCACGTCCCACAGCGGCGCGGCGCTGCACCTGTTCGCCACCGGCGTCGCGCGGCACATCGTGAAGGCGGACGTGGCAAGCCTCTACCCGTCGCTGATGCGCCAGTACCGCATCGGGCCGAAGCGCGACCGGCTGAACGCGCTGCTCGCGCTGGTGGACCGGCTGGTGGATCAGCGCCTGGACGCGAAGGCCAAGGGGAAGAAGGCCCCGCCCGGCTCTCCGGAGCGCCACACATACGAAGCCATCTCCGCGGCGATGAAGCTGCTGATCAACTCCGCCTACGGCTACATGGGCGCGGTGGGCCTCACCCGCTTCTCGGACGTGCACGCCGCCAACGAGGTGACGCGGCGCGGACGCGAACTCTTGGGCCTGATGTGCCGCGAGCTGGCCCAACGGGGCGTGACACTGCTGGAGGCCGACACGGACGGCGTCTACTTCGCGGTGCCAGAAACCTGGGCGGAGACCGACGAGCGCCGCGTGGTGTCCGAAGTCGCGGCCCTGCTGCCGCCGCGCGTGAAGCTGGAGTTCGACGGGCGCTACGCCGCCATGCTGTCGCACGAACCGAAGAACTACGCGCTCCAGCCCTACACCGGGCCCCTGCTGCTGCGCGGCGTGGCCTTCCGCTCCAGCCGCGCGGAGCCCTATGGAGAAGACTTCCTGCGCCGGGCCCTCCAGCACCTGCTGGCCGGCGACGTGCGCACCGTGCGCGACACGTACGTGGACGCGGTGATGGCGCTCCGGCGGCGCCGGGTGCCCACCTTCGAGGTCTCCGCGCAGGTGCGGCTGACCAAGTCCCCCTCGCAGTACCTGGCCACGCGCAAGCAGCGCAGGGAGCTGCCGTACGAAGCGCTGCTCACGAACGGCCGCGAGCACTGGTCCCTGGGCGAGCGCGTGCGCATCTACCGCGCCACCGGCGGCCGCGCGGGCCTGCTCCCGGAAGCACTCACCGAGGACGGCGAAATCGCCCCGCGCCCCGCTCCAGGCGAGCCCGCGGGCGACGACGCGCGCGACTACGACGTCGAGTACTACGTGCGCCAGCTCAAGGACTCGTTCGCGGCCCGGCTCGCGCGAGGCCTGGCCCCGGAGGACTTCGCCACCGTGTTCGCGGACCCCGACCAGCCCTCCCTCTTCACTCCGTCGCTCGCGGACGCGCGGCCCGTGCTCACCGTC